In Scytonema millei VB511283, the genomic stretch CCCCCTTTTCAAAGGGGATGTAGTTAATATTTCTGCGTGGGATGACCGAGATAAAGAAGGAGGTTACTACCAAGATTATTTCACTCAAAAAGCTCGCTATTACTTCACTAATTATTCTGGGGAGAGAGGGTGGCAAGGCAAGGAAAATGAATATTTCCTCGACCTAACACAAGAACTTCCCTCCGAACTACAACAAAGATTTGATGTCGTGTTTAATCACACCACATTGGAACATGTCTTCGATGTCAGAAAAGCTTTTCAAAATCTTTGTCTTGTATCGAAAGATATCGTTATCGTTGTAGTTCCCTTTTGTCAGAAACAGCATGGAAAAGATATGTATTGTGACTTCTGGCGTTTCACGCCGATCTGTCTCAGATATTTATTTAAAGAAAATGATTTTGAAGTTATATATGAAGCACAAAGCCGGCACAGAAACGCTGCAATTTATCTCTTGTTTGTTGGTTCTCGTTATTCCGAAAAATGGAGGCATATTATGCCAGCTTATAAAGAAATTAAAGAGTGCGGTAATTGGATTGGTCATCCTTTACATCCATTAAACTTCCAATTAATAAAAAATTTTTTAAGTTTTCTGAAAAATTTTCGTTTTGCCTTCTAGGAATTTTAATTGTCATCACAATGCTTTGACGTAGCTAATAAAGTCCCCTAACACCATCTATTACAAGCAATTTAATTGTCTGGAATTGCCTCACAATTCTGGAGAAAACTGCATGAAATAGATTATCGGAAGCATATGATACATGAACAGCCTTTCTTCTCAATTATTATTCCTACCTACAATCGCCCGGAACGGCTACTATCTTGCCTCAAGTCGATCGCTCAGCTAAACTATCCCCCAGATCGCTTTGAAGTCATAGTGGTAGATGATGGTAGCGAGATGCCAATCGAGCCAGTTGTTGCATCCTTTCGCAAACAACTCAATCTCGCTGCGATCGCGCAACAAAATTCTGGTCCGGCAAACGCACGCAACACTGGTGCGACTCGCGCTAGAGGTAAGTTTCTAGTCTTCACTGATGACGATTGTATGCCTGCTCCTGAATGGTTGAAAACCCTAGAGGTTCGTTTCAAGGCAGCACCAAATTGTCTTATCGGCGGTCGGACGCTGAACGCGCTGCCTGATAACCTCTACTCAACAGCTAGCCAAGTACTAATTGATTTCCTCTACGAGTACTACAATGCCGATCGCGATCGGTCAAGCTTCTTTGCCTCTAACAACTTAGCTTTACCAGCAGAACGTTTCCACGCCCTGGGCGGCTTTGACACCACTTTTCCCCTAGCTGCGGGAGAAGATAGAGAGTTTTGCGATCGCTGGTTACAACACGGTTACCAAATGATTTATGCACCAGAAGCCCAAGTTTATCACGCTCATAAACTCACGTTATACGCATTCTGGCGACAACACTACAACTATGGGCGCGGTGCTTTTTGTTTTCACCAAGTCCGCGCTCGCCGCAACATGGAACGCATCAAAGTAGAGCCTTTCTCGTTCTATTTCAACTTGTTAAAGTATCCTTTCTCACAAGGAACGAGTCAGCCAGCACTAGCGATCGCAATTCTATTTCTGTTATCTCAAATCGCCAATGTATCGGGCTTTTTTTGGGAAACAACAAGTTGTTCAAGATGAGCTATTCGTCTTTTTAGCTCTGTGCTTCATGGCATTATTCTATGACATCACTGCCATGAAATAGGTTCTTCCAACTACTGAAGAATCTATTTAGAGCCAGCAATTCTTACCATTCTTAGCGACCAAAACCTGCTTGCTTAAGCTAACACCTAAGCAAGCAATCTGTATTGCTTGACAACTAGCACTCGCTTTCACTGCATCGAATAACAAATCAGGCGAGCGAGCCAATTAAGCCTGAATTGATTCCATTTAGAGGTATAAAATGAAATTCTCTCAAAAGCTACAACATCTAGCTCAAAAGCACTCACTATTGCAAGCGCATAAATTCTTAAAAATATTTACTTCTTTGCTCGTTACGTCTACTCTGTTCTACACTCTACCAGCGCGATCGCAAACTAGCTATTTAGGGATCAACAACGGTACTGGCTACAACCCCGATCCCACATTTACCGACCGCTCTATCCAGCAAACCAAGGACTTAGGTATACAATTAGTTCGTATGGGTATGGATGGAGTTTATGGCAATCGAGAGGGTGCTAGCTTCAATTGGTCGGCTAGAGATATTGTCGTTAACAAATATATCCAAGCTGGACTGAGAATTCACTCAACAATTTCTCCTCGCCATCATGTTGACCGAGATAGTAACTACGAGCAATGGAAGGCAAATTATCGCTACTTCGTACGTAACGTAATGGAACGTTACAAAGGCAAGATTTTCTACTACATTATCAACAATGAACCTGAGCTAGATTTTGGCAAAGGTACGATGACAGCACAACAATGCGTAGATATGACTCGCATTGCTTACGAAACAGCAAAATCAATTGACCCTAACATCAAAATTGAATCTCCCCCTCCTACAAGTCCTAGCAGCTATATCTTAAAAGAGATGATCGATTTAGGAATCGATCAGGTCACCGATTTTATTGGCATTCATGCTTATGGGGGGCAGATTCGAGAAGGTGAATTTGGCAATCCCTGGCGATTGCTAGCAGCTCGTAATATTAGAAAGCCAGTTGTAGTAAGCGAATCCGGTACAATTTCTAGTTGGTATCAAGGTTCTAGTACTGAAAGAGAAAACTATCGCAAAAGATGGTTTGTCATCTTTGGACAACAGCTAAAAAGATACGGCTATAACCATGCATTGTTTTTCGATCTGGACAATCATGGCGAATGGGCAATTTCACCGAACTTTAACCCAACAGCAACGTACTATCAAATTCAAGATCTGCGGTTGAACAAGAAGTTCTCTAACCCTGGTTTTGAATTAGCTAACAACGCCGACAACGAATGGGTACATTTCGATAACGATGATATCCGGCTGGGAGCTTCGCCAAATGTTGC encodes the following:
- a CDS encoding glycosyltransferase, yielding MIHEQPFFSIIIPTYNRPERLLSCLKSIAQLNYPPDRFEVIVVDDGSEMPIEPVVASFRKQLNLAAIAQQNSGPANARNTGATRARGKFLVFTDDDCMPAPEWLKTLEVRFKAAPNCLIGGRTLNALPDNLYSTASQVLIDFLYEYYNADRDRSSFFASNNLALPAERFHALGGFDTTFPLAAGEDREFCDRWLQHGYQMIYAPEAQVYHAHKLTLYAFWRQHYNYGRGAFCFHQVRARRNMERIKVEPFSFYFNLLKYPFSQGTSQPALAIAILFLLSQIANVSGFFWETTSCSR